From a region of the Mercurialis annua linkage group LG1-X, ddMerAnnu1.2, whole genome shotgun sequence genome:
- the LOC126665872 gene encoding uncharacterized protein LOC126665872 yields the protein MAPYEALYGRKCRSPVCGEEVGERKLSGAEIIQITSEKLGTFVFLRVSPMKDVVRFGVKGKLATRYVEPYEIIERVGAVDYCFALPPDMSLVHTVFHVSMLRKSISDPSHVHKLRNKEISLVEIMWRNHSVEDCT from the exons atggcaccttatgaggctttatATGGGcgtaagtgtcgatctcctgTTTGtggggaagaggtcggcgagcgtaaactttcaGGAGCAGAAATCATCCaaattacctctgagaag TTGGGGACTTTTGTGTTTCTTCgtgtttcgcctatgaaagatGTTgttcgttttggtgttaaggggaagttagcTACGAGATATGTTGAGCCGTATGAGATTATAGAGAGAGTTGGAGCAGTGGATTATTGTTTTGCTTTGCCACCAGACATGTCGTTGGTTCATACAGTGTTCCATGTTTCAATGTTGCGGAAGAGCATTTCcgatccttctcac GTTCAtaagttacggaacaaggaaATTTCGTTGGTCGAAATTATGTGGCgaaatcattctgttgaggattGCACTTAG